From the genome of Oryza glaberrima chromosome 1, OglaRS2, whole genome shotgun sequence:
ggcgggattgcgTGATTGGAAGCGACTTTCGCGCCCGCATATAAACGGAGCGAGGAACCGAGGGAAGGGAACTCCAAAACTCGGGTAGGAGGGTAGGGGATCTGTTGGAGCTAATTTTTGGACTAAAATTTCTCCAAATTAGTTTTGGGAATCATATAGgtagactgttggtgatgctcttagtatctctttttttccttctcgaCGCAATTTTTTCGAAGCTGTTTGATTCGTCAAGAAAATGGAGAGAAATTACCGGGAATATTGAGAGAAAAAGTGTCTCGTTGCTAAGCgttgcattttttaaaaaaaaatctatacaaaagttacttaaaatatattaatctatttttttaaaaaaataattcttacaatctatttttttaaaagaaataaaataattctTATAATTAGTTATATGTAAATGATTTACCTCTCGTTTTACTATCCTGTCATTTCCGCTCCTCTCGTACACTCCCTTACTATTCGGGCTGGCCGTTCCGTTTATCAGGGCAGCAGTTGCGAGAGTGGTCGACAGCAAGCAAGGTGTGACCATCACACGACATAATTTGTGCGGATCGAATTAAAATGACGCGCTGCTGTGAAACCAATTATATGAAAAACGTCTGCGCAAACACACCACCATTTTATGGTAAAATGGTGCGACTGTCTGAGACTtaatccctccatcccaaaaaacgAATATAGAACATGTTagacattctagtacaacgaatctggatagagataatatctagattcatattaCTAGGTTGTGTAAGTTGGTTTGGATAGGATTCATATTACTAGGTTGTGTAAGTTGGTTTAGATaggattcatagtactagattGTGTAGGTTGGTTTGGATAGAGGTAATGTCTAGATTCACAGTAGTACTAGGTTGTGTAGAGTTGGTTTTTTGTGTAGGTTGGTTTTTTACGGTACTGAGGGAGTATCACTCAATAGTGAGAACATTGAAGCAGAGAGAATGCTCGTGGTCGGCATATGTGCCTAGGTAAAAGAGCACTCCAAGCAGCACAATATAGGTATACTATTGCTGAACAATCAAGAACATTACCTGGCTCTCTGCGATGAACAGGTCAAAGTAATAACCACAATAATATTCAATATAGCCGAGGGTCCAGACATCAAACAAATTGTTTCGAGACAAGCCAACCGCTGCCTCTTCACTGGTAACTACTGAACCCATGAAACATTTTCCGGTCATACCACAAAATGATAAAGCAAAGCAATGCTAACTCCACCAGTCCATTCTTCACCCTCCTAAAGCAATCTATGTGACACAAAGCCTTAAAAAAGCGGCATTCCCACAAGCGACCTTCCCTCTCACCCACGTCCGCGGCCCCCACCTGCCATAGAGTACAAACAGATTGGTTATCCCctcaaaacaaaatacaaactACTCTGGCGGTATAGTAGAGTCTAAATTCAAGCAAGAAGCATACCTTTGATGCCACCTTTACCTCCAATTCCTCCCCTtccacggccaccaccgcctTTGCTGCCACCATCATCCTGGCCACGCCCAATGCCTCTGCCTCCAGGCTTAGCACCTATATCACCTCTTCCTCTTCCGCGGCCTACACCTGGTGGCCTCCTATCTGCATTTAGAAGAGCATAGGCAATTCAGCGTTGAACTTAACTTCAAAAGATGTTCAAAAAGGTGAAATTCTCCAGTAATCAGAAAATCAGAATAACCATAATACACCAAATACAAGAAAAGAGGAACACGATGGTTTCATGAATCACATCAACAACACTATAGATGTAGGATACTGCCCTGTATCAATGTGCATTTACAGATTGATTTGATACTATTTACACTGTAAAGTGTAAACATGCAAGTATTCATCGCTAATTTTTAAAGTATAAGTTACGTTATGTTTGTTGAAAATTAAGAACCAGCCCAAGAAAAGAACTGCAGTCGCATTACTACTTGCACGCATAAACGCATTTGCACTGCCAGATACATTCAACTGATAACACTGCCGCATATAATGTACTTCTTACTAATAAAAATTATGGGTTATGACAAAAGACATCTCTTGGGAACTGAATAAGGTCAATTTTTTCTCCAATAATGAACTGGAATAAGGCTCAAGCAAAGGCAACTAATTGCACAAAATtatgatttaaatatttcatCAGTTCatagaaaatattaaaacatcTAAATAATTACGAGGACAAATGTGATTTATAACAGCTGGAACCATTGGGTGCATACCTGATCTGCTCTTTGAAGTCTCTTCCTGGACCTTGTCAATCACCTGTCATAGAAATAAATTCATGCATTTAGGATTGGAAAGCACAGGTAACAATGACAACGCTGgtgtatcatcatcatcatcatgaagATAAAACAAGAGTACAGAACACATGCTGGAATGACATGGAAAGACAAAAATAATCAATCgaaatcaatcaatcacaaccttTCCCCATTTGATTCCACCAACTTTCTTATTACCCGTGCCCAACGCTAAAActtatgggatggaggtagtatcaaGAACATCCAATTAGCTATTTGacctctaaaaataaaaataaagagtaATACAACAAAATGAACACAAGAGATATCTAACAAGAGATGAACTGATGGCCCTGTTCTATTTCAGGAATTAGTTGGTGAATGAACCATACGATCCTAACTCTGAACTTAACTATTTGGTTGGGAATGTTAATGGGTTGGTCCACTCCATCATCTCATCCCTCAAAAGTATCAagttttgtagaaa
Proteins encoded in this window:
- the LOC127764269 gene encoding probable U6 snRNA-associated Sm-like protein LSm4 yields the protein MLPLSLLKTAQGHPMLVELKNGETYNGHLVNCDTWMNIHLREVICTSKDGDKFWRMPECYIRGNTIKYLRVPDEVIDKVQEETSKSRSDRRPPGVGRGRGRGDIGAKPGGRGIGRGQDDGGSKGGGGRGRGGIGGKGGIKGGGRGRG